DNA from Cyanobacteria bacterium QS_8_64_29:
CGTGGTTCAAGAGCGCGCCTACTGGCTGGCCTGGTCCCAGGTGCCGGGCATGGGGGCCGTCTCGCTGCAGCGCCTCTGGCAGCACTTTGGCACGCTCTCGGCCGCCTGGGCGGCCCCAGCCGGGCAGCTCAAGACCGTCGAGGGGATGGGCGAGCGCACGGTGGCAGCCGCCCTGGAGGCGCGATTGCGCCTGGACCCGCCGGCGCTGCTGGCGCAGCACCGCCAGCACAACCCGCATTTCTGGACCCCTGAGGATGGGGCGTATCCGCGCTTGCTGCGCGAGATCCCCAGCCCGCCGCCGCTGCTTTACTACGCCGGCCAGCCCCAACCCGAGGCGAGCGCCGCAGTCGACATTGTGGGCACGCGCTCGCCGAGCGAGTACGGCCGGCGCTGGACCCGCCAGCTCAGCGCGGCGCTCGCCCGGCACGGCATCACTGTCATCTCGGGGCTGGCGGCCGGCATTGACGCGGAGGCCCACCGCGGCTGTCTGGCGGCTGGCGGGCGCACCATTGCGGTGTTTGGGACGGGGCTGGATCGGGTCTATCCGGCCAACCACCGCTCGCTGGCGCACCAAATCCGCGATCGCGGCTTGCTGCTGAGCGAGTACCCGGCCGGCACCCCGCCAGAGAAAGGCAATTTTCCCGCGCGCAACCGCATCATTGCTGGACTCGCCCGCGCGGTCCTTGTGACCGAGGCCCCGCCGCAATCGGGCGCGCTCATCACCGCCCGGCAAGCCAACGAGTT
Protein-coding regions in this window:
- the dprA gene encoding DNA-protecting protein DprA yields the protein MVQERAYWLAWSQVPGMGAVSLQRLWQHFGTLSAAWAAPAGQLKTVEGMGERTVAAALEARLRLDPPALLAQHRQHNPHFWTPEDGAYPRLLREIPSPPPLLYYAGQPQPEASAAVDIVGTRSPSEYGRRWTRQLSAALARHGITVISGLAAGIDAEAHRGCLAAGGRTIAVFGTGLDRVYPANHRSLAHQIRDRGLLLSEYPAGTPPEKGNFPARNRIIAGLARAVLVTEAPPQSGALITARQANEFGRDVYALPGSLDSEPSLGCLDLLNQGAYAVLGESHLLELLGTMPQLDAPSASPAPQAPPADLDPTAAQVLDAVAGEPTPFDAIVSATGLSANAVSSALLQLELKGLVAQQPGQRYQRQ